In Actinomycetota bacterium, the following are encoded in one genomic region:
- the clpS gene encoding ATP-dependent Clp protease adapter ClpS: MCHVSGATATAPVELERPVPASEAGVDRPWLTIVWNDPVNLMSYVTHVFMAYFGYPQEKAEALMMDVHTRGRAVVSAGTREQMERDVAAMHSYSLWATLAKDD; the protein is encoded by the coding sequence ATGTGCCACGTGAGCGGAGCCACCGCGACCGCCCCGGTCGAACTCGAGCGGCCCGTGCCGGCGTCGGAGGCCGGCGTCGACCGGCCCTGGCTCACCATCGTGTGGAACGACCCGGTGAACCTCATGAGCTACGTGACGCACGTCTTCATGGCGTACTTCGGGTACCCGCAGGAGAAGGCCGAGGCGCTGATGATGGACGTGCACACGCGGGGACGGGCGGTGGTCTCCGCGGGTACCCGCGAACAGATGGAGCGCGACGTCGCGGCGATGCACTCGTACTCCCTGTGGGCCACGCTGGCCAAGGACGACTGA
- a CDS encoding DUF2017 domain-containing protein — MAGFGFRRSATGRLVLRADSVERELLESLVTQLEELVAPGYADPDADPLARLVGIDPAARVPTDPALARLFPDAYADDAEAAGEFRRFTERGLREGKVAAARVVRDSLVRSGDKLVLTAAEGQAWLHVLTDLRLTLGTRLEITEDNHDELAALPQDDPRAAMLDVYDWLTYLQETLVRAVMSSGA; from the coding sequence GTGGCCGGTTTCGGATTCCGTCGCTCGGCGACCGGACGGTTGGTGCTGCGCGCCGACAGCGTCGAGCGGGAATTGCTGGAATCCCTTGTCACGCAACTGGAGGAGCTGGTCGCTCCGGGGTATGCCGATCCCGACGCCGATCCGCTCGCCCGGCTGGTCGGTATCGACCCGGCGGCCCGGGTCCCGACCGATCCGGCATTGGCGCGGCTCTTCCCGGACGCCTACGCCGACGACGCCGAGGCGGCCGGGGAGTTCCGCCGGTTCACCGAACGGGGCCTGCGCGAGGGCAAGGTCGCTGCGGCCCGGGTGGTGCGCGACTCACTGGTCCGCTCCGGCGACAAGCTGGTCCTCACCGCGGCGGAGGGGCAGGCGTGGCTGCACGTGCTGACCGATCTGCGGTTGACGCTGGGCACGCGGCTGGAGATCACCGAGGACAACCACGACGAGCTGGCCGCGCTGCCGCAGGACGACCCGCGGGCGGCGATGCTCGACGTGTACGACTGGCTCACGTACCTGCAGGAGACCCTGGTCCGCGCCGTGATGTCTTCCGGCGCATAG
- a CDS encoding M67 family peptidase, giving the protein MLVIRQDLVDGIIAHARRDHPDEACGVVAGPIGADRPQRLVVMDNAARSPTFYEFDSMDLLRLYREMDDRDEEPVVIYHSHTATEAFPSRTDVSYASEPFAHYVLVSTRVHGSDEGPVELRSFRIVDGEVTEEPVEVVSAYPGE; this is encoded by the coding sequence ATGCTCGTGATCCGCCAGGACCTTGTCGACGGCATCATTGCGCACGCTCGTCGCGACCACCCGGACGAGGCCTGCGGAGTCGTGGCGGGTCCGATCGGCGCCGACCGCCCGCAGCGACTCGTGGTCATGGACAACGCCGCGCGGTCGCCCACGTTCTACGAGTTCGATTCGATGGATCTGTTGCGGCTGTACCGGGAGATGGATGACCGCGACGAGGAGCCCGTGGTGATCTACCACTCGCACACCGCCACCGAGGCGTTTCCCTCCCGCACCGACGTGTCCTACGCCTCGGAGCCGTTCGCGCACTACGTGCTGGTGTCGACCCGCGTACACGGGAGCGACGAGGGCCCCGTCGAGCTGCGGTCGTTCCGGATCGTCGACGGCGAGGTCACCGAGGAGCCGGTCGAGGTGGTCTCGGCGTATCCGGGGGAATGA
- a CDS encoding MoaD/ThiS family protein has protein sequence MAIEVRIPTILRPYTGGAKSVEGAGDSLATLFADLDARHPGLRERLVDDNGLRRFVNVYLNDEDVRFLGGLATEVADGDVVTVLPAVAGG, from the coding sequence ATGGCCATCGAGGTCCGCATCCCGACGATCCTGCGTCCCTACACCGGCGGCGCGAAGTCGGTCGAGGGCGCCGGCGATTCACTGGCGACGCTGTTCGCGGACCTCGACGCCCGTCATCCGGGCCTGCGGGAGCGGCTGGTCGACGACAACGGCCTGCGCCGGTTCGTCAACGTCTACCTCAACGACGAGGACGTGCGCTTCCTGGGCGGCCTGGCCACCGAGGTGGCCGACGGGGACGTCGTCACGGTGCTGCCGGCCGTCGCCGGAGGCTGA
- a CDS encoding cysteine synthase, translating into MRYESLLASVGGTPLVGLPRLSPGPGVRLWAKLEDRNPTGSIKDRPALWMVERAEQEGRLQPGATILEPTSGNTGISLAMAARLKGYQLVCVMPENTSAERTQLLTMWGARIIYSAGAGGSNEAVRVAKELAGQHPDWVMLYQYGNPANAEAHYRTTGPEILADCPEVTHFVAGLGTTGTLMGVGRFLREHVPGVQIVAAEPRYGELVYGLRNLDEGFVPELYDPAVLTSRFSVGPRDAVRRVRELLAAEGIFAGISTGAILHAALGIGAKVAKAGEQADIVLVVCDGGWKYLSTGAYAGTLDEAEDALEGTVWA; encoded by the coding sequence ATGCGCTACGAGTCGCTGCTGGCCTCGGTCGGCGGCACGCCGTTGGTCGGCCTGCCCCGGCTGAGTCCCGGTCCCGGCGTCCGGCTGTGGGCGAAGCTGGAGGACCGCAACCCGACCGGGTCCATCAAGGACCGCCCCGCGCTGTGGATGGTGGAGCGGGCGGAGCAGGAGGGCCGGCTGCAGCCGGGCGCGACGATCCTCGAACCCACCAGCGGCAACACCGGTATCTCGCTGGCGATGGCCGCGCGGCTGAAGGGCTACCAGCTGGTCTGCGTCATGCCGGAGAACACCTCGGCGGAGCGGACCCAGCTGCTGACGATGTGGGGCGCCCGGATCATCTATTCCGCCGGCGCCGGTGGCTCGAACGAGGCCGTCCGCGTCGCCAAGGAACTGGCCGGTCAGCACCCGGACTGGGTGATGCTCTACCAGTATGGGAATCCGGCGAACGCCGAAGCGCACTATCGCACCACCGGACCGGAGATCCTGGCCGACTGCCCCGAGGTGACTCATTTCGTCGCCGGTCTGGGGACGACCGGGACCCTGATGGGCGTCGGCCGGTTCCTGCGCGAACACGTACCGGGGGTGCAGATCGTCGCCGCCGAACCCCGGTACGGCGAACTGGTCTACGGGTTGCGCAACCTCGACGAGGGTTTCGTGCCCGAGTTGTACGACCCTGCGGTGCTGACCTCCCGCTTCTCGGTCGGTCCGCGCGACGCCGTACGGCGGGTCCGCGAACTGCTGGCCGCCGAAGGCATCTTCGCCGGGATCTCGACCGGCGCGATCCTGCACGCCGCGCTGGGGATCGGCGCGAAGGTGGCGAAGGCCGGCGAGCAGGCGGACATCGTGCTGGTGGTCTGCGACGGCGGCTGGAAGTACCTGTCCACCGGTGCCTACGCCGGCACTCTGGACGAGGCCGAGGACGCGCTCGAGGGCACCGTCTGGGCCTGA